Proteins encoded by one window of Companilactobacillus ginsenosidimutans:
- a CDS encoding helix-turn-helix transcriptional regulator has product MELTKRQKEIIAMTKKNSPLTSEKIANQLNLSVPTIRGDLRLLTAVGILGSRPKVGYEYTGMKNAQISYGNLYDKKITDILKRPAFVEPSTSLQECVNSLFLRDTGSLYVIDDNKDLLGLISRKDLLAVTVNNGDTESMTASMVMTRMPNLITVTSDMTIMKVGKLLLKHEVDSLPVVEKENSRKVVGKITKNRIFQYFVEQGNKNS; this is encoded by the coding sequence ATGGAGCTTACGAAGAGACAAAAAGAAATTATTGCGATGACTAAAAAGAATAGTCCTCTCACGAGTGAAAAGATTGCCAACCAATTGAACTTATCTGTCCCAACTATACGAGGTGACCTCAGGTTGCTAACAGCTGTCGGCATCCTCGGGTCACGCCCCAAAGTCGGCTATGAATATACAGGTATGAAAAACGCCCAGATCAGCTACGGTAATTTATACGATAAAAAAATCACTGATATTCTCAAGCGACCTGCCTTCGTAGAGCCCAGCACTTCACTCCAAGAATGCGTCAACAGCCTATTCTTAAGAGATACCGGATCACTCTATGTGATCGACGATAACAAAGATCTGCTCGGATTAATTTCCAGAAAAGATTTATTGGCGGTAACTGTTAATAATGGCGACACTGAATCAATGACTGCAAGTATGGTGATGACACGCATGCCAAATTTGATTACGGTCACTTCTGATATGACTATCATGAAAGTTGGAAAACTATTACTCAAACATGAGGTCGACTCTCTTCCAGTAGTTGAAAAAGAAAACTCCCGTAAGGTTGTCGGAAAGATTACAAAAAATAGAATATTCCAATATTTCGTAGAACAAGGAAACAAAAACAGCTAG
- the rpsN gene encoding 30S ribosomal protein S14, with amino-acid sequence MARKAKIEREKRLHETVAKYATLREELKENGDYDALSKLPRDASPTRLHHRDKIDGRPHAYLRKFGMSRINFRNLAHAGQIPGVRKASW; translated from the coding sequence ATGGCACGTAAAGCAAAAATTGAACGTGAAAAACGTTTGCACGAAACTGTTGCAAAATATGCAACACTCCGCGAGGAACTAAAAGAAAATGGTGACTATGATGCATTGAGCAAGTTGCCAAGGGATGCATCTCCAACCAGATTGCACCACCGTGATAAAATTGATGGCAGACCACACGCTTATTTAAGAAAGTTTGGTATGTCAAGAATCAACTTTAGAAATTTAGCACATGCAGGACAAATTCCTGGTGTTCGTAAAGCTAGTTGGTAG
- a CDS encoding DMT family transporter yields MKIKSILLILIPTFLFSSMEIALKIAGGTFNPIELNFIRFLIGGLALLPFAWSYLRKHSILLSRSDLLRCAATGFVIVVVSMSLYQLSIQMTDASIVAIMLSANPIFGLIIGFIFLHEKLSRTNIFALVLTLIGLLVIIDPFHLKNPIGITLGLLSSIIFGVYGVMSRVHSHKIGINALTMTCLSFLFGAGELAILMGISHTPIASVIPSHYSEFVNIPFFQGISWSTLPLILYISVLVTGAAFGLYFVAMDEVGVVQASLIFLVKPALAPVLALAVLGEAIATRTVIGIIIILLGSAITLMGAKIAYGVIGLFVRDSKLPKEQVEEEMEHDMANEPDDDSEVEDANFKSTIKNTIETQKEVHQALKESIHSNSMQKNS; encoded by the coding sequence TTGAAAATCAAATCGATACTATTAATTCTTATACCGACTTTCTTATTTAGTTCGATGGAAATAGCACTGAAAATCGCCGGGGGAACCTTCAACCCAATCGAATTGAACTTCATTCGATTCTTGATAGGTGGGCTAGCACTGTTGCCATTCGCATGGTCATATTTGAGAAAACACAGTATCTTGTTATCAAGATCAGACTTGCTACGTTGTGCAGCGACTGGATTTGTCATTGTTGTTGTCAGTATGTCGCTTTATCAATTATCAATTCAGATGACAGACGCTTCAATCGTTGCCATCATGTTAAGCGCCAATCCAATCTTTGGTTTGATAATTGGATTTATCTTTTTACATGAAAAATTATCTAGAACTAATATCTTTGCACTTGTATTAACGTTAATTGGATTGCTCGTAATTATCGATCCATTCCATTTGAAAAATCCAATTGGTATCACCTTAGGATTATTATCTTCGATCATCTTTGGTGTTTATGGAGTTATGTCCCGGGTTCACAGTCACAAAATTGGAATTAACGCACTGACTATGACATGTCTGTCATTCTTGTTCGGTGCAGGGGAACTTGCAATTTTGATGGGAATTAGTCATACACCAATTGCTTCAGTTATCCCAAGTCATTACAGCGAGTTTGTTAACATTCCATTTTTCCAAGGAATCAGTTGGTCAACATTGCCACTTATTTTATACATTTCAGTCTTAGTTACTGGAGCTGCTTTTGGATTATACTTTGTCGCAATGGACGAAGTTGGAGTTGTTCAAGCTTCACTTATTTTCTTGGTAAAACCTGCTCTTGCACCAGTATTAGCCTTGGCCGTATTAGGCGAAGCTATTGCTACAAGAACAGTAATTGGTATCATAATTATTTTATTAGGTTCAGCAATAACACTTATGGGTGCCAAAATTGCCTACGGCGTTATCGGATTATTTGTTCGTGATTCCAAGCTTCCAAAAGAACAAGTTGAGGAAGAAATGGAACATGATATGGCTAACGAACCTGATGATGATTCAGAGGTTGAGGATGCAAATTTTAAGAGCACAATTAAAAATACAATTGAAACTCAAAAAGAAGTACATCAAGCTTTGAAAGAATCAATACATTCTAATTCAATGCAAAAAAACAGCTAG
- a CDS encoding SpaA isopeptide-forming pilin-related protein, whose protein sequence is MKYRISSIMLSVVAVVLAIFTWTTFNSQTSQAAKIPMSGTSGEDALITDANGESVNPNGPLYTWDHYTVSYNWQIPDGVHVNIGDTAEFELPEGLATLVDRNIPIYNEQNEQIAVFTIKAGESTGTMTATAQFDSNIENRKGTLTLHAKGISNPITSVDPKDWVMNKVGWISGRDPNNDNAPTEFTWNIAFNPDESSLTNVQVIDTLSPGQSYVPYSAYCPTGSYEGGKFIPDGGLLTPKVTVDGQKITFDFGDVDKAVNMQYVVKVDDPNAVPAKWTNNAQMVVAGVVTKEVGSAITWSGQGTGTGTAVGSVKLTKVDSEDNAILVPGATYDLLDATGDVIQSGLVTDSMGAINLSRLHSGDYSFVETSSPEGYTENLDPIPFKIYPGSTTQVQVTAQDTREVEDEDSTGSLMLIKEDAETKAPLPGAVYTLLDASGKTVTEDVTTDANGKIFLPDLESGSYTLVEKTAPEGYELDTTPIKIDITPGEVTKFTATDKVAIVDPGTGTLNLVKVDSDKDTTTLPGAVYTLKDSEGTVVKDDLTTDEKGIIDLQDLAPGTYTLVEKIAPEGYELDTTPITVTITANEATNVTAKDKAEVTPPVTEPEPTPEPQPEPGPEPGVTEPVKPGEPGTGGILEPTYPSTSMPGSTIKESLKTPSKGKYPQTGNTENTIATIIGIILAGFIVFMMYFRKHRKV, encoded by the coding sequence ATGAAATACAGAATTTCATCGATAATGTTATCCGTGGTGGCTGTAGTACTGGCCATCTTCACATGGACAACATTTAACTCGCAAACATCTCAAGCCGCGAAGATTCCTATGTCGGGAACCTCCGGTGAGGATGCTTTAATTACTGATGCCAATGGGGAAAGTGTAAATCCTAATGGACCGCTTTATACATGGGATCACTACACGGTTTCGTATAACTGGCAAATTCCTGATGGGGTTCACGTAAATATTGGTGACACAGCAGAATTTGAATTACCCGAAGGCTTAGCAACCTTAGTAGATAGGAATATTCCAATTTATAACGAACAAAATGAACAAATAGCAGTCTTCACAATTAAAGCTGGTGAATCAACCGGTACCATGACTGCAACAGCTCAATTTGATTCAAATATTGAAAATCGTAAAGGAACACTTACATTACATGCCAAAGGGATAAGTAATCCAATTACTTCAGTTGATCCGAAAGATTGGGTTATGAATAAAGTAGGTTGGATTTCTGGACGTGATCCGAATAATGATAATGCGCCAACAGAATTTACTTGGAACATTGCCTTTAATCCGGACGAATCAAGCTTAACTAATGTTCAAGTTATTGATACATTGAGCCCTGGTCAATCTTATGTTCCATATTCTGCTTATTGTCCAACTGGTTCATATGAAGGCGGTAAGTTCATTCCAGATGGCGGACTTTTGACACCTAAAGTTACAGTCGATGGACAGAAAATAACTTTTGACTTCGGAGATGTTGATAAAGCTGTCAACATGCAATACGTAGTCAAAGTTGACGATCCAAACGCCGTACCGGCAAAATGGACAAACAACGCACAAATGGTTGTTGCTGGTGTCGTCACAAAAGAAGTTGGATCAGCAATTACTTGGAGTGGTCAAGGTACAGGGACAGGAACAGCTGTTGGTAGCGTTAAGTTAACAAAAGTTGATTCTGAAGATAATGCCATTCTGGTACCCGGGGCCACCTATGATTTGCTTGATGCAACCGGAGATGTAATCCAAAGTGGACTTGTCACAGATTCAATGGGAGCAATAAACTTAAGTCGATTGCACTCGGGTGATTATAGTTTCGTTGAAACTAGCAGTCCTGAAGGATACACAGAGAATCTCGATCCAATTCCGTTCAAGATTTACCCTGGATCAACAACTCAAGTTCAAGTCACTGCTCAAGATACCAGAGAAGTTGAAGATGAAGATAGCACTGGTAGCTTGATGTTAATCAAAGAGGATGCAGAGACCAAAGCTCCATTACCCGGAGCAGTTTACACACTTCTTGATGCCAGCGGCAAAACAGTTACAGAAGATGTAACTACAGATGCCAACGGAAAGATTTTTCTTCCAGACTTAGAGTCAGGTTCGTACACTTTAGTCGAAAAGACAGCTCCAGAAGGCTACGAACTTGATACAACACCAATTAAGATTGATATCACGCCTGGTGAAGTAACAAAATTCACCGCAACTGACAAAGTAGCAATCGTTGACCCAGGTACTGGTACATTAAACTTGGTAAAAGTTGACTCCGATAAAGACACAACAACTTTACCAGGCGCCGTATACACACTCAAAGATTCCGAAGGTACCGTGGTAAAAGATGATCTAACAACTGATGAAAAAGGTATTATCGATTTACAAGATTTAGCACCAGGAACATACACCTTAGTCGAAAAGATTGCACCAGAAGGCTATGAGCTTGATACAACACCAATTACCGTTACAATCACAGCCAACGAAGCAACCAATGTTACTGCAAAAGACAAGGCCGAAGTAACTCCACCCGTTACAGAGCCCGAACCAACACCAGAACCACAACCTGAACCAGGTCCAGAACCCGGAGTAACAGAACCAGTTAAACCAGGTGAACCAGGCACAGGCGGAATTCTAGAACCAACATATCCATCAACTTCAATGCCAGGATCTACAATTAAAGAGTCATTGAAGACTCCATCAAAGGGCAAGTATCCTCAGACTGGTAATACTGAGAATACTATCGCTACTATTATTGGTATTATTCTTGCTGGATTTATCGTATTTATGATGTACTTCAGAAAACATCGTAAGGTTTAA
- the thiD gene encoding bifunctional hydroxymethylpyrimidine kinase/phosphomethylpyrimidine kinase: MNDVNSFPQALTIAGTDSGGGAGIMADMKTMQECGVFSTAVVVAVTAQNTIGVQNFQAISPKLISEQFASLNDDFKIKACKTGMLADAEHVEVVYDNLKKYDFGPFVLDPVMIAKGGSQLLSDEGIDAIKNKLIKLATLVTPNMPEAERLIGSKIESQSGMLVAAKKIQDLGAKNVLIKGGHGDSEMVRDVVLLENGESFKMSSKRVHTIRTHGTGDTISSAIVSRLALGDDMKSAILYGKDFVEAAIKNTIQVGHGHGPLNHWAYNAEGAFDEI; this comes from the coding sequence ATGAATGATGTAAATAGCTTTCCACAAGCATTGACCATCGCTGGAACTGACAGTGGTGGCGGTGCTGGTATTATGGCTGACATGAAGACAATGCAGGAATGTGGTGTCTTTTCGACTGCAGTGGTTGTCGCTGTGACGGCGCAAAATACAATTGGTGTTCAGAATTTTCAGGCAATTTCTCCAAAATTGATTTCGGAACAGTTTGCTTCATTAAACGATGATTTCAAAATCAAGGCCTGTAAGACCGGAATGTTGGCTGATGCTGAACATGTTGAAGTCGTTTATGACAATTTGAAGAAATATGACTTTGGTCCATTCGTATTGGATCCAGTTATGATTGCTAAAGGTGGCTCACAATTACTTTCTGATGAAGGTATTGATGCTATCAAAAATAAATTGATCAAGCTTGCCACATTAGTTACACCAAATATGCCCGAGGCTGAGCGTTTGATTGGCAGTAAGATTGAAAGTCAAAGTGGGATGCTCGTTGCCGCCAAGAAGATTCAAGATTTGGGAGCCAAAAATGTTTTGATCAAAGGTGGCCATGGCGATTCAGAAATGGTTCGTGATGTTGTGCTTTTGGAAAATGGTGAGAGTTTCAAGATGAGCAGCAAGAGAGTTCACACAATCAGAACCCACGGAACGGGCGATACAATTTCGTCTGCGATAGTTTCAAGACTGGCATTAGGCGATGATATGAAATCTGCCATTTTATATGGAAAAGATTTTGTTGAGGCAGCAATTAAAAATACCATTCAAGTTGGTCATGGTCACGGTCCACTAAACCACTGGGCATATAATGCCGAGGGTGCCTTCGATGAAATTTAA
- a CDS encoding GyrI-like domain-containing protein, whose amino-acid sequence MKYDVKNQERNLYLPKQKPVIVSVPEQKFISLHGIGDPNGEGFKEKIETLYPVAYGLKFDYKKYSEDKDVEFDDYVVPPLEGVWSLTPAGQKLDHLDKNEFEYDIMIRIPDFIPAGLITLSIAATKEKKNPSLIDELEIKTYPAMEAAEILHHGSYDEEPASFLQIDEFVVANNKKRASKIHREIYLSDARRVDKDKLKTVLRYRIK is encoded by the coding sequence ATGAAATATGACGTTAAAAATCAGGAGAGAAATCTTTATTTACCCAAACAGAAACCAGTAATCGTTTCTGTACCCGAACAAAAGTTCATCTCGTTGCATGGAATCGGTGATCCAAATGGGGAAGGCTTCAAGGAGAAAATTGAGACACTTTACCCAGTTGCCTATGGACTCAAGTTTGACTACAAGAAGTACAGCGAGGATAAGGATGTTGAGTTTGACGATTATGTAGTTCCCCCACTTGAGGGTGTCTGGTCACTGACTCCAGCCGGCCAGAAGTTAGATCATTTGGATAAAAATGAATTTGAATATGACATCATGATTCGTATTCCTGACTTTATCCCAGCTGGATTAATAACATTATCTATTGCAGCTACCAAGGAAAAGAAAAATCCTTCATTAATTGATGAGTTAGAGATTAAGACTTATCCAGCAATGGAAGCAGCTGAAATTCTTCACCATGGAAGTTACGATGAAGAGCCGGCAAGCTTTTTACAAATCGACGAATTCGTTGTTGCTAATAATAAGAAGAGAGCTTCAAAAATTCATCGAGAGATTTATTTGTCAGACGCTCGACGTGTTGATAAAGACAAGCTAAAAACTGTTTTGAGATATCGAATAAAATAA
- the thiE gene encoding thiamine phosphate synthase, whose amino-acid sequence MKFKSEMLQAYFVCGTQDIGDRDLPAILNEAIAAGITAFQYRDKGESKLNDEQRYQLGVILRDICNNAQISFIVDDDVDLANKLNADGVHVGQKDERITKVVRDANPDMMIGLSCQTIEQTEIANEIDRVDYIGAGPIFSTNSKPDAVAPMGLELMEDMVNISDVPIVAIGGIDNTNLQSLKNNGAVGAAFITLVTQTDDINRSVKNVLDVFK is encoded by the coding sequence ATGAAATTTAAATCAGAAATGCTTCAAGCTTATTTTGTGTGTGGAACTCAAGATATTGGTGACCGAGATTTACCAGCTATATTGAATGAAGCAATCGCTGCCGGAATTACCGCCTTTCAATATCGTGATAAAGGTGAATCCAAGCTAAATGATGAGCAGCGTTATCAACTAGGTGTGATACTTCGTGATATTTGTAATAACGCACAAATTTCCTTTATTGTTGATGACGATGTCGATTTGGCAAACAAGTTAAATGCTGACGGGGTTCACGTTGGACAAAAAGATGAGCGAATTACGAAAGTGGTTCGGGATGCCAATCCGGATATGATGATTGGACTATCTTGTCAGACCATTGAGCAAACCGAAATTGCTAACGAAATAGATCGTGTCGATTACATCGGCGCTGGACCAATATTTTCCACAAATTCGAAGCCTGATGCAGTGGCTCCGATGGGACTAGAACTGATGGAAGATATGGTGAATATTAGTGATGTGCCAATCGTAGCAATCGGTGGTATTGACAACACCAACTTACAATCGTTAAAGAATAATGGAGCTGTTGGTGCGGCATTCATTACTTTAGTCACACAGACTGATGATATAAATCGAAGTGTAAAAAATGTTTTAGATGTATTCAAATAA
- the thiM gene encoding hydroxyethylthiazole kinase — protein sequence MKLDLLQKVRTDNPMILNIANSVTQSDVANGISAIGASPLMTNYDAELKTLAQMASGVCINIGTLDERQNELSKDLLKLALDFNKPVVLDPVGIGAVPERLAFVEDLFKVAKPTIIRGNAGEIASLVGVSWSAKGIDSIDEGQTKSVDEIAKACSKKFDCVTVVTGVTDTIATRDLISHTFNGNKIFTTRVGTGDMLSSIIAVFAAVSDGNYFEGAKMACLIFGLAGELVMTETPNIGPAAFSTRLLDQLYTINTEDIKRWGKYDE from the coding sequence ATGAAACTCGATTTATTGCAAAAAGTTAGAACTGACAATCCGATGATTTTAAATATTGCGAATTCAGTTACTCAAAGTGATGTCGCCAATGGAATTAGCGCCATTGGAGCGTCTCCATTAATGACAAATTACGATGCAGAGTTGAAGACCCTTGCCCAGATGGCAAGTGGCGTCTGCATCAACATCGGGACGCTCGACGAACGTCAAAATGAGCTTAGCAAAGATCTGTTGAAACTAGCATTAGATTTCAACAAGCCAGTTGTACTTGATCCAGTCGGAATCGGAGCAGTACCAGAACGATTGGCATTCGTTGAGGACTTATTCAAAGTAGCCAAGCCAACGATTATTCGTGGTAATGCTGGTGAGATTGCCAGTTTAGTTGGAGTTTCATGGTCCGCCAAAGGTATTGATTCAATCGATGAGGGGCAAACTAAGTCCGTCGATGAAATTGCCAAAGCCTGTTCGAAAAAGTTTGATTGCGTAACAGTCGTAACTGGTGTCACTGACACAATTGCCACTAGAGACCTAATTTCACACACGTTTAACGGAAATAAGATTTTTACAACAAGAGTGGGTACTGGCGATATGCTTTCATCTATTATCGCAGTATTCGCAGCTGTTTCTGATGGTAACTATTTTGAAGGTGCCAAGATGGCATGTCTTATTTTTGGATTAGCTGGAGAACTAGTAATGACAGAAACACCAAATATTGGACCTGCTGCCTTTTCAACACGTTTACTTGATCAACTTTATACGATTAATACTGAAGATATAAAGAGATGGGGGAAATATGATGAATGA